The sequence ACGTTTCCAATCTTTTGATACAAATGGACGCGTTGGCCTTCATGAACCAGAATCTTTGATAAATGTCCGTAACGGGTGTACTGAATGCGTCCATTGCGTAACGTATGACGGATCTCAATCATGTTCCCGTATCCGCCCATCCATCCAGCAAAGGTAACAGTTCCTGCGCGAGATAGCGTCACTGGATGTCCGTAGGGAAGAGCCAAATCGACTCCTTTATGAGCTCGTCGGACGCCAGAGATAGGATGGCGACGTGAACCGTAGGAGGAAGTGTAGCGAATTTTAGTTCCTTCTGTGAAAGGAGCTAATAAACCAGTCGGTTTGAAAGCATTCGGGAGGAATAAAACCGTGTCTGGTAAGAAGGGATATTGATCCACCCGAAGATTTGGCAAAGGAAAGTGATTGAGGGCCAAAACCTTGAGTTCATAGGAATGCCCCCCCTTGCGTCCGGCATCGTATCCGGGGGTGATGACGTGAAGCGATTCAGGTGATTTCACTGTGTAGAGAGTTCCCTTGTGATTAGGGATCTTCAGTATTGTTCCGGCGGTCGCCAGATTCTCTTCCAGATCATTGCTGCTGCGTACAG comes from Elusimicrobiota bacterium and encodes:
- a CDS encoding M23 family metallopeptidase produces the protein MLAIPLIRAIETSLEASSPFSPGYRTDLLLNQPVDRPALDRLVKLDHLVIADYPVRQNEDLPSIANRYHLKEIDYEYYKEFSSTVRSSNDLEENLATAGTILKIPNHKGTLYTVKSPESLHVITPGYDAGRKGGHSYELKVLALNHFPLPNLRVDQYPFLPDTVLFLPNAFKPTGLLAPFTEGTKIRYTSSYGSRRHPISGVRRAHKGVDLALPYGHPVTLSRAGTVTFAGWMGGYGNMIEIRHTLRNGRIQYTRYGHLSKILVHEGQRVHLYQKIGNVGSTGNSTGPHLHYEIRNESGTASRPDKYM